Proteins from one Hoplias malabaricus isolate fHopMal1 chromosome 2, fHopMal1.hap1, whole genome shotgun sequence genomic window:
- the chtf18 gene encoding chromosome transmission fidelity protein 18 homolog — MDEYDEMYGIEDDFEEQFADELEVMAEMDSKHHYPAKVSEFRNKTSALQTFEEALSSADLPLRNAAADTSGTDTAAEPTCDEEESLTPKAKRRKQDVTKRLLFDATQDDEITPPSSPEVYQTSERSRPAFALTLSPDRPALAVTDNMLDISGLGVLQESPQKVHTAPRHALRRAPATGDYITVTDSMGNRVYLSKKEEEDKAADPRFFQNSQRSLGLLAVPIEVLREQVAEKRHHQLVEESQRLTELLSSGVDPELLAEEEDDNAGEGDEGAVDEGTSSRLWVDRFAPQHYMELLSDDFTNRCLLKWLKLWDTVVFGRERKPRPAAPEVRMNGPNTQNQNQAQRFKTKGQITEEILEAELDQYKRPKYKVALLTGPPGLGKTTLAHIIARHAGYNVVEINASDDRSAELFQKRIDTATQMKSVLGANEKPNCLVIDEIDGAPSAAINILLTTLNRKDSREGEDSSSNPLKKKKKKESVLLRPIICICNDLYAPALRPLRQQAFILTFPPTQPSRLAQRLTEITRRQGMKADTGALMALCEKTDNDIRSCINTLQFLHGRGQKQLDQRVVGSMCIGLKDQNKGLFSLWQEIFQLPRLKRKRIGGDVFGGLEEVGLRDGSQRLQHILHLVSSSGEHEKLTQGLYDNFLSMKLKDPGLLGVCSGLDWLCFSDLVNESILHSQNYSLMRYLPFLPAAFHHLYAANSVPRISYPNSHYEALTKCQHTKNAIVSMLAEIPPAIQSRISQSTLCMDFLCFLLELICPRLRPVNPQLYSTREKQQLCELIDTMINYNLTYRQDRTPEGQYIYVLEPNVEDVVRFPGLPPRKQLTYQVKQLIARETELEKMRRMEQAQQKRNPQRTAVAEPEQQAKKSEAKKPTSRNHQQRLENIVKQSVVESKPELDFFGRAIVPKEKPVINTAAGEDGKVNGTLQIGKAVGNSDVWFRFNEGVSNAVRRNVYIRELL; from the exons ATGGATGAATACGATGAGATGTACGGGATAGAAGATGATTTCGAGGAGCAGTTCGCGGATGAGCTGGAGGTGATGGCTGAAATGGACT CCAAGCACCATTATCCAGCAAAGGTTTCAGAGTTCCGCAACAAAACGTCTGCTCTGCAGACCTTTGAAGAAGCTCTCTCATCCGCGGACTTGCCATTAAGAAATGCAGCTGCAGACACATCTGGAACAGACACTGCAGCAGAGCCGACATGTGATGAAGAAGAGTCGCTGA CCCCGAAAGCAAAAAGGCGCAAGCAAGATGTGACCAAACGACTCCTGTTTGATGCAACACAGGATGATGAAATCACTCCTCCTTCCTCCCCTGAGGTGTATCAGACATCAGAGAGGAGCAG GCCTGCGTTCgcactcactctctcccccgACAGGCCAGCGCTCGCTGTGACAGACAACATGCTGGACATCAGTGGCCTGGGAGTGCTACAAGAATCGCCTCAGAAGGTCCATACGGCACCGCGCCATGCTCTGAGACGAGCCCCAGCCACAGGGGATTACATCACCGTCACAGATTCCATGGGAAACAGAGTTTATCTGAGcaagaaggaggaggaagacaaG GCAGCAGATCCAAGATTTTTCCAGAATTCCCAGAGGTCACTGGGACTCCTGGCTGTCCCAATAGAAGTGCTCAGAGAGCAAGTGGCAGAGAAA CGCCATCATCAGTTGGTGGAGGAATCCCAAAGGTTAACAGAACTTCTGAGCAG CGGTGTAGATCCAGAGCTTCTTgctgaggaggaggatgatAATGCTGGAGAAGGTGATGAAGGAGCTGTTGATGAAGGCACCTCATCTCGTTTATGGGTAGATCGCTTTGCCCCACAGCATTATATGGAGCTGTTGAGTGATGAt TTCACCAATCGTTGCCTGTTGAAATGGCTGAAGCTTTGGGACACTGTTGTCTtcggcagagagagaaagcctcgTCCGGCTGCTCCAGAGGTCAGAATGAATGGTCCCAACACGCAAAACCAAAACCAAGCTCAGCGCTTCAAAACCAAAGGCCAGATCACTGAAGAGATTCTAGAGGCAGAGTTGGACCAGTACAAAAGGCCCAAATATAAG gTGGCACTCTTGACTGGCCCACCTGGACTGGGAAAGACCACCTTGGCGCACATCATTGCCAGACATGCAGGATACAATGTAGTTGAAATCAATGCCAG TGATGACCGCAGTGCAGAACTCTTCCAGAAACGTATTGACACAGCCACGCAGATGAAGTCAGTGCTGGGAGCCAATGAGAAGCCAAACTGCCTTGTTATTGATGAAATCGATGGGGCTCCCTCT GCTGCCATAAACATCCTGCTGACAACTCTGAACAGAAAGGACAGTCGAGAGGGAGAGGATTCGAGTTCAAATCCgttgaagaaaaagaagaagaaagagtcgGTGTTGCTGCGGCCAATTATCTGCATCTGCAATGATCT TTATGCTCCAGCTCTGAGACCCCTGAGGCAGCAAGCGTTTATCTTAACCTTCCCCCCAACACAACCCTCCCGTCTGGCACAAAGACTGACAGAG ATCACACGGCGACAGGGAATGAAAGCAGACACGGGCGCTCTCATGGCCTTATGTGAGAAAACAGACAACGACATTCGCTCCTGCATCAACACGTTACAG ttCTTACACGGCCGTGGCCAAAAGCAGCTGGACCAGCGTGTTGTGGGCTCTATGTGCATAGGCTTGAAGGACCAGAACAAGGGGCTTTTCTCATTGTGGCAAGAAATCTTTCAGCTCCCTCGACTGAAAAG AAAACGGATAGGTGGAGATGTTTTTGGGGGGCTTGAAGAAGTGGGGCTTAGAGATGGATCTCAAAGACTTCAGCACATCCTACACCTAGTGTCCTCCAGTGGAGAACATGAGAAActcacacag ggcctCTATGATAATTTCCTTAGTATGAAGCTGAAAGATCCAGGGCTGTTGGGTGTGTGTTCGGGTTTGGACTGGCTCTGTTTTTCAGATCTCGTAAACGAAAGCATTTTACACAGTCAGAACTACTCGCTCATGCGTTACCTCCCGTTCCTGCCTGCCGCCTTCCACCACCTTTACGCTGCCAATTCAGTTCCACGCATCAGCTACCCCAACAGCCACTATGAG GCTCTTACAAAATGTCAACACACCAAGAATGCCATTGTTTCCATGCTAGCTGAGATCCCTCCTGCGATACAGAGCCGAATCTCCCAGAGCACGCTGTGCATGGACTTCCTCTGCTTTTTACTGGAGCTCATCTGCCCCAGACTACGACCG GTAAATCCTCAGCTGTACAGCACCAGGGAGAAACAACAGCTTTGTGAGCTCATAGATACCATGATCAACTATAACCTGACCTACAGACAAGATCGCACACCTGAGGGCCAGTACATTTATGTCCTTGAGCC TAATGTGGAGGATGTAGTGCGGTTTCCTGGTCTGCCCCCACGGAAGCAGCTGACCTATCAGGTGAAGCAGCTGATAGCCAGAGAGACGGAGCTGGAGAAGATGAGGAGGATGGAGCAAGCTCAGCAGAAACGCAACCCTCAAAGA ACAGCAGTAGCTGAGCCGGAACAACAGGCGAAGAAGTCTGAGGCAAAGAAACCAACGAGCAGAAACCATCAGCAACGACTGGAGAACATTGTCAAACAGAGTGTAGTGGAAAGCAAG CCTGAATTAGATTTCTTTGGACGAGCGATCGTTCCGAAAGAGAAACCTGTCATCAACACTGCAGCAG GTGAGGATGGAAAAGTAAATGGGACATTGCAGATCGGTAAAGCTGTGGGAAACAGTGACGTGTGGTTCCGGTTCAATGAGGGTGTGTCCAATGCAGTGCGTAGGAATGTCTACATTAGAGAGTTGCTCTGA
- the gng13a gene encoding guanine nucleotide-binding protein G(I)/G(S)/G(O) subunit gamma-13a: MDELDETQLKNEVESLKLQLKFTREKTSITVPDLVTWIEEKMTEDPFLNTDISRENPWMESGKCVLL; the protein is encoded by the exons ATGGATGAGTTGGATGAGACTCAGCTGAAGAATGAAGTGGAAAGTCTAAAACTGCAGCTGAAGTTCACACGAGAGAAAACCTCTATAACTGTCCCTGA TCTAGTTACATGGATTGAAGAGAAAATGACTGAGGATCCATTCCTGAACACTGACATCTCGAGAGAAAACCCATGGATGGAGTCAGGGAAATGTGTCTTACTTTAG